The following DNA comes from Longimicrobium sp..
TCGGCCGAGGACGTCAGCGTCTCTGGGGCGACTTCCACGATGCGGGCGACCTCCTCCACCGCCATCCCCACCAGGCGGTCGTGGTGCTCCACGATCACGATGCTGTGGTCCGGAACGGCCGACGAAGGCGGGAGGCGGAGGCGGGCGCCGAGATCGATGACGGTGACGATGCGCCCGCGGAGGTTGATCAGCCCGCAGACGTGCTCGCCGCTCCCGGGGAGCGGGGTGTACGCCCGCGCCGGAATCACTTCGCGGATGCACTCGATC
Coding sequences within:
- a CDS encoding chemotaxis protein CheW; its protein translation is MLPTQSHDTAEGAADMAALERVVLFVAGGHRFGVGIECIREVIPARAYTPLPGSGEHVCGLINLRGRIVTVIDLGARLRLPPSSAVPDHSIVIVEHHDRLVGMAVEEVARIVEVAPETLTSSAEVLRSLRIDRAYLRGVGEVDDEIFVAVDPGEIFSSILT